A genomic region of Methanothermobacter sp. CaT2 contains the following coding sequences:
- the rnp1 gene encoding ribonuclease P protein component 1: MITPRNIFRHELIGLSVRIARSVHRDIQGISGRVVDETRNTLKIELEDGREITVPKGTAVFHFRTPEGEVVEIDGGALVARPEERIKKKFRKP, encoded by the coding sequence TTGATAACCCCCCGTAACATTTTCAGACATGAACTTATTGGCCTTTCTGTGAGAATAGCCAGGAGTGTTCACAGGGACATTCAGGGAATATCGGGAAGAGTCGTGGATGAAACCAGAAACACCCTTAAAATTGAACTGGAGGATGGCAGGGAGATAACGGTTCCAAAGGGAACAGCCGTCTTCCATTTCAGAACACCAGAGGGTGAAGTGGTTGAGATTGATGGTGGAGCTCTGGTAGCTCGTCCTGAGGAGAGAATAAAGAAGAAATTTAGAAAACCATAG
- the yciH gene encoding stress response translation initiation inhibitor YciH — protein sequence MKICDVCGLPEELCVCEEIAREVQTLKVYTVRRRFGKVMTIIEGIDEHDIDIKELTKILKARCACGGTAKKGQIELQGDHKKKVKEVLADMGFSSDTIEIR from the coding sequence ATGAAAATCTGCGATGTTTGCGGTCTTCCGGAGGAACTTTGCGTCTGTGAGGAAATAGCACGCGAAGTTCAGACATTGAAGGTATACACAGTGAGGCGAAGATTCGGTAAAGTGATGACCATCATAGAGGGCATCGATGAACACGATATAGACATAAAGGAGCTCACAAAGATACTCAAGGCAAGATGTGCCTGTGGAGGTACTGCCAAGAAGGGTCAGATAGAACTTCAGGGGGACCATAAGAAGAAGGTCAAGGAAGTTCTAGCGGATATGGGCTTTTCATCAGATACGATAGAGATAAGGTAG